The Dehalococcoidia bacterium nucleotide sequence CGTCATCGTTGCCACCGCCACTGGCAGCACCGCCTACTCCTTGTCGGCCGGTGGGCCTGTCCTGCACCCCGAGGCACGGGAGCTGGTGCTAACGCCCGTCTCGCCCCATCTGGCCGCTGGCCGCTCGCTGGTGCTTCACCCGGATGCCGTGGTGTCACTGACGGTGAGGGGCGAACACCAGGCCTTCTTCAGCGTGGACGGGCAGGAGGACCTGCCCCTGCCCCCCGGCCGCTCGGTGGAGGTGCGTCGCAGCCCCCACGTGGCCACCTTCCTGCGCCTGTCGCCGCCCCAGCGGGACTATCTGTTCCTGGCGCGGCGCCTGGGCTGGCAGCCGAGTGACCTGGACCCCGACCTGCCCGTCGACGCCATACCGTCCTTGGCGGAGGACGAGGCTCGGTAATACCTATATTTCACCTATTTCACCCGAGATCCCTGCAGCCGTCACCCCATCCGGTCAGATACGAGCCCCGACCTGCCGTGGGACTTGACCCCTCGATACCCGGTTAAGGCCCTGCCCGTTACGACCCGCGCCGTCCGATCATGTCGACCGGGGACAGGAGCCGCTGGGCGCGCATCAGGACAGGAAGGCCCCCTTGGCCCCGAGGGTTCAGCTCCCTCGGGGCCCGAGCCGCGACCCGAGGGGCGCTCCAACCCCCTCGCGCCACCCCTGGGAGGAAGCCCCCAGGCCGGGCCGTCGCCCTAGAGGCGCCCGCCCCCTCAGAGGGAGAAGACGTTGCCCGCTGCGGCGTCATGCCTGACGCGGCCCCGCTCGCCCACCATCTCACGCCGGCACATCTCCCAGAGAAGCTCCCGGTCGCCCTCGGCCCTCGCCAGGAAGCGGGAGCCATCGGCCAGGCGGCCGACCACGATCCCCTCCTCCGGCTCGCCGTCGCGGCCGAAGGCGACGGTGTAGGTCTCCACGGTGCAGGGGCCCTCCGCCTCTGCCACCAGGCGAGGCGACTCCTGCGCCTCGATCAGGGCCGCATCGGCCTCCGGACGGTAGGGACGATAGGCGGAGGGCGGCGGGCGGCCCGAGTAGACGCCCGCCGCGTGCTTGGTGAAGTACCAGCCCATCCCCGTTACCAGTGCCCTCTTCTCGCGCTCCCGCCGCAGCCGCTCCACCGCTGCCGCTATCGAGTGGGAGCAGTAGTTGTTGCCCGGACCGCCGGCGTACGGAAGGCCACCCGTGAGGGTCAGGGGGCGCGGGTCGTCGAGGCCGAGGCCCAGCGCCTCCATGGCGCCCTCCACCGCCGAGGGGAAGCAGGAGTAGAAGTCGAACATGTCCACATCGTCCACCCCCAGGCCGGCCAGCTCCAGCGCCCGCCGCAGCACTATCTCCTGCGCCAGCGACCGGTAGTAGCAGGGGCGCTCGCTGTGGAACCAGCGGTCGGCCAGGTGGGCCCCCGACCATACGTAGACCCACCGCTCCTCGGGGACGCCCAGCTCCCGCGCCGCCTCGACGCTCGCCACTATCAGAGCCGCCGCCTGGTCCACCTCCATGATGGCGTTCATCAGCTTCGGGTACGGGAAGCAGACCATCCGGTTCTGCGGCGAGACGGTCGTTATCTCCTCCGCCGTGCGGGCGACCGGAAACCAGGCGTACGGGTTCCTCGCAGCCACCTCCGCCAGACGGGCGCACAGCAGCCCCAGACGCCGCCGGTGCTCCTCCAGCGACAGCCCCATGTGGGCCCGCATGGCGTTCTCGAAGAGGGGATAGACCCTGATGGGCAGCGACGCCCCGTACCTCCCCTCCAGCTCGCTGTGCCCGGGACGCGGCTCGTCGTCTATGCGCCGCGGCGTTGCCCGCGGCGTCCAGGGAAGCTCCACCCCCATCCTCCGAGCAGCCATCAACGACGCCATCGCCTCGGCCCCCACGATCAGCGCCATCCGCGCCTGGCCCCGCACGATGCGCTCGCACACCTGGTTCACCAGCCGCTGGGGCGTCTCGCCCCCGATGGCCGAATAGTAGGTGAGGGCCGGCGCCGCCCCGAGGCGCCGGGCCAGCATGCCAGGAGCGTCCTCGTACGACCGAGAGATGACGTTGACCACCAGCAGAGCATCGAGGCGGCCCAGCAGCCCCGGTCGCCCCGCGTCCTCCGCCGCCCGCCTCGCCACCAGCTCCATCATGGCTAGCGGCTCCAGCGACCGCCCCGGGTCGCGGGAGCGGTCGCAGTGCTGGGCGACGCCGATGATGACGGGCTGACGGCTGTCCAGCGTCACTGGAGCCTCACCTTTACGCGCACGTGAGTATATCTGCGCCCCCTCACTGGGTCAAGGGGGCACGAGGGCTTCACTGAACAGAGGGCAGGCTGGTGTGCCGTGGGCGTGGACGGGGAGCCGCTGCGGCACGTGTTCCGACTCTGCCTAGGGCAGCCCAGGCCCATCTCTAGGACAGGGGCAAAGACCAATGAGACTTTCATGAGCCGCAAAACCATCAACTCCATCCCAGCAGGAGCGGCCCACCAGAGTTCCGTGATACCCTAGGCCTCTAGTCTCGTGAGACGCGAAAGTCGGGACTCAGCCGTTAACAACGTCTAGAAAGGCCGTCTGCGCTCTGTTAAGATACGTTCGGGGATGTAGCCCTTCATGACCATGAACCTTCGCGCGGGATCACGAACGCGACAGTCCAGGCAGGGCCACATGCGGTCCCTGCAGACGCTTGACCGCGGCCTTCTCCTGCTTGAGGTGCTGGCCCAAGAGCCCAACGGCCTTACGGTCACCGAGCTGGCCAGCAGGATGGCCATCCACCGCACCAACGTTTACCGTCTGCTGTCCACCCTTGCCCAGCACAAGCTGGTGCGTCGCGATCGTGATGGACGCTACTTCCTCGGGACAGGCGTGGTGAACTTGGCGCGGGGCGTCGCCCATGACCTGCGCGCAGTCGCCCTGCCAATCCTGGCCGAACTAGCTGAGAAGGTAGAGTCCACGGCCTTTCTAACCCTGGCCGACGGCGAAGAGGCCGTGGCCCTAGCGGTAGTGGAGCCCCGGCGTACCAATATCCACGTTGCTTACCGCGTAGGGTTCCGGCATCCGCTAGATCGGGGAGCATCGGGACTGGCCATCCTGGCCGGTCGACCGCCCCAGCCCGGAGAGCGGGAAGAAGTCAAGATGGCCCGCCGTCTGGGCTATTCGGTCACCCACGGCGAGATCCAACCGGGAGCCTCCGGTATCGCCGCACCTATCTGCGTGGGTGGGAGGCCCGCCGACGCCAGCGTGGGCGTGGTGACCATCGGCGAGCTGGACGTGGAGGCGGTGGCCCCGCATGTGCTGGAGGCAGCCAGGGCCATCGCCGAGGCGCTGGCCTAGAGGGCAGGCAACACGGTCCCCCGCACCTCCCCCAGCCCGATGCTCACCGCTCCTTCGCCCTCGCACCAGCCCCGCATCACCACCGTATCGCCGTCTTCCAAGAACGATCGCCTCAGCCCGTCTCCTAAGGCCAGCGGGCGCTCGCCGCGCCAGGTCAGCTCCATCAGGCAGCCATAGGAGCCCGGCTCCGGCCCCGATACGGTGCCGGTGGCCCACAGATCGCCTGGTCGGGTTGAGGCGCCGTTGCTGGTGGCGTGAGCGAGCATCTGAGCCAGGGACCAGTAGAGATGACGCAGGCTGGTCCGGGACACTACCTGCTCGCGACCGCCCACGACTAAGGCCACCTCCAGGCGCACGTCATACGTAAGTGGCTCCGGGTCGGCAAGGTGGGGCAGCGGTGCCGGTTCCTGGGGAGCCAGCGGCACTAAGAAAGGGGCAAGGGCTTCTAGCGTTACCAGCCAGGGCGATACCGACGTGGCGAAGGACTTGCCCAGGAAGGGGCCAAGCGGGACATACTCCCAAGCCTGGATATCGCGAGCGCTCCAGTCGTTGACCAGCAGCAGGCCGAAGATATGGTCCCAGGCCTCCTCTACCGGGATGGGCCGGCCCAGCGCGTTGCCCGGCCCGGTGACGAAGCCCACCTCCAGCTCGAAGTCCAGCATCCGCGTCGGCGTCAGGATCGGCCCGTCGGGTGTGGAGACCTGGCCACGGGGCCGCACTATAGGCGTGCCCGAGACCACCACCGTGGCCGACCGTCCATGATAGCCGATGGGCAACCAGCGCCAGTTAGGGGGCAACGGGTCCTGCTGGGGCCGCAGGATGCGGCCCATATTGCTGGCATGGTGCAGTGAGGCGTAGAAGTCCACGTAATCGCCCGGGTGGACCGGCCGTAGCAGCTCCACTTCCGACATGCCCAACAGGGCCGGCTCCACCCGTGGCCGCCAGCGGGTTTCGGTCAATAGCTCGCACAGGCGCTGGCGGACGGCCCTCCACACCGGACGGCCTAGGGCGAGGAAACCGTTAAGGCTATCGCGGGAGAAAGTCCGTCGCGGCAGGGGAATTCCTCCGAGCAGCCCCTCCTCCTGAAGACGGGCCAGATCCAGTACATAGCTGCCTATGGCGACACCTGACCGCACCCGGCGCCGGTGACGAAATACGCCAAAGGGCAGGTTCTGGACAGGAAAGGGGGACCCTTCTTCCACCGGCACCCAGGAGCGCAGGGCAGGGTCGTTGGTGAAGTCGGGTCGGGGTGGCCCCATGGTCTTCCTGCGGCTGACGGGCTAAGAAGCCCTCAAGAGCGCAACCAGGCCCTCCATGGGTTCGAGGAAGCTACAGCTCCCAAAGCAGGTCACCAGTCGGCGCCCCCGTTCGATCTCCTCGGGCGTCAGGCGGTGCCCACGCCAAGAGAAGCCATCGTGATCGAGGCGAAAACTGTTGGGAGCGTCGTCTTCCAGAAGCGCCACTAACCCCCCTTCGTCCACCTGTCCGCCGACAGCGAGCAGGGCGCCGCCGATAACGTTCAGGAAGCCGTGCTGCCTTATGTTGAGCACCGGATCGGGATGGGGTAGAGGATGGTGGAGGCCCGCCGTGGCCTTGAACGGGACGCCCAGGCGGGCGCAGCAGGCGATGAAGCGGGCTAACTGCACCGCCGAGGGAAAGTCCTGGGCGCGGCTGCCCCCGCAACGCACCTTTGCCCCAGCGGCAGCGGCACCGAGGCCGGCGATTTCCTCTAGGGCGCGCGGAATGTTCGCCTCCCAATCCCCCCCGAAAGGCAACTCCACGAAAAGACGGGCTCCGGGTGCGAGTTCCCCTCCTGCCTCCACCAGGGCACGAGCGAACTCCCCCGCCCCGATGCCCGCGGGCAACCGACCCTCGAGTGACTCGATCACACCCCGACCCGACTCGCGAAACCGGGAGACCTCGGCCATGGCCTCCGCCAGTGAGGTCGTCCAGGGACTTTGGACAGACAGATCGACAATGACGCTCAGTCGCCAGGGTAAACCTTCGCTAGGCATGGCCGAAAGCAGCTCTTGCAGACGGGAGGCGGGGCAAACGAACCGTCCCAGCACCCAACTGTACTGCCCGCGCCGGTGCTCCAGGTGCTGGGTCACCGCGTCGGCCATGGGCAGCATGGCGGGTGGGAACAGAGAGGCATCGTCTATGAGCTCCCGCAGGAAGGCGCCGGTGCCGCCCTCCTGCCAGAGCTGAGCGGGGGCCGCGCCGACGTCGGACCGTTTCAGCTCGCTCATGACACTCTCCTACTCCTCGCTCATGGTCAGGGGAGCGCCCGTGTCGGCCTTCTCGTCCGCGGCAGCGCCCGTGCGCAGGGCGCGACGGCCCAGGTAAGCGGCCCGGACCGCCGGCTCCTCCAGCAGCCTCTCGCGGCTTCCAGCCAGCGCAATGCGACCCCGTTCCAGCACGTAAGCGCGGTCGGCCACGGCCAGGGCGGCCCGGGCATGCTGCTCCGCCACCAGCACCGTCACGCCCCGGGCCCGCAGCTCCACCAGGCAACCCATCACGTCACGCACCACCTTGGGCGCGAGACCGAGCGAGGGCTCGTCCAGCATCAGCAGCCGCGGCCGGGCCATCAGGGCCCGCCCGATGGCCAGCATCTGCTGCTCGCCGCCCGAGAGGGTGCCCGCTGCCTGTCGCCGCCGCTGTGCCAGCACGGGAAACAGGTCGAAGACCTCCTCCACGTCCCGCCGCAAGTCAGCTTGCCCGCGGCGGTGGTAGGCTCCCAGCACCAGATTGTCCCAGACCGAGAGGCCGTAAAAGACCTGGCGCCCCTCCGGCACCAGGGCCACGCCCAGGCGCACCATCTCCTCGGCCGGCCGGCCGGTCACGTCTCGGCCTTCCAAAAGGACAGTGCCACCGGCAGGGGCCATCAGCCCGGCCAGGGTGCGGAGGAGGGTGGTCTTGCCTGCGCCGTTGGCGCCGATGACAGCCACCACCTCGCCCGGGTGCACCTCTACATCCACACCTCTCAGGGCCTGAATGCGCCCATAGGTGGCCCGTAGACCCCTCACCTCCAGCAGAGGCTGACTCATGCCGCCTCTTCCCCCAGATAGGCCTCGATGACCTGCGGGTCCGACTGCACCTGTTCCGGCGGGCCCTGGGCGATGACGACCCCGTGATCCAGCACCACCACCCAGTCCGAATAGGACATCACCAGGTCCATGTGGTGCTCCACCAGCAGCACCGCCAGCCCTCCCGCGGCCAGGCGGCGCAGCAGGCGGCCCACCTCTTCGGCCTCGGCCCCCGAGAGGCCGGCCGTTGGCTCATCCAGCAGCAGCAGCGACGGCTCCGACGCCAGTGCCCGGCCTACCTCCACCAGCCGCTGCCGCCCATAGGGCAGGGCGCTGGCGGGCCAGTCGGCCACATCGGCCAGGCCCAGGCGAGAGAGGAGGGCATCGCTGGCCTCGCGCCCCTCCTTCTCTTCGCGGAAGTGGCGGGGCAGGCGCAGCACTGCCTCCAGGAACGACGTTCTCGTCAGCCGGTAGCGGCCCACCAGCAGATGCTCGCGCACCGTCATCTGGCCGAACAACTGCAGGTTCTGGAAGGTGCGGGCGACGCCCAGTCCCGCCACCCGGTGCTGGGGCCAGCCAGTGACGTCGCGCCCACGGAAGCGGACGCGCCCGCGCCCGGGACGCAGAACCCCCGAAACCACGTTCAGGAGCGTTGTCTTGCCGGCGCCGTTGGGCCCGATGAGGGCAGTCACGCGGCCCGCGTCAACGCCCATGGAGACGCCGTCCAGGGCGCGGAGGCCCCCGAACTCCACCGTCACGTCCTCCACCTGCAGCAGGCTCACCGCAGCTCCACCTCCTCCAGGGCGGCCGTCGGCGCCGGCTGCCGGCGCGTACCCGCCCACTCGGCGGCCCGCCGGACGAGCAGGGCTGCCCCGCCCGCCAGCCCTCGCGGCAGGAAGAGCAACACCAGGACCAGCGCCAGCCCGTAGGCCACGATCTCGTAGCTGCCGGTGGCGCCGGAAACGAAGCGGGGCACCAGCTCTCGCGTGCCCTCCGTCAGCAGCACGACCACCGCCGAGCCCAGGGGGGCACCCCACACCGAATCGATGCCCCCCACCGTCGAGATGACCAGGAACCGCAACGACGGCAGCAGCCCGAAGGACTCGGGGCTGACGTAGGTCACGTAATGGGCGTACAGGCTCCCGGCTACCGAGGCGTACACCGCCCCCAGGGCGAATACGGCCATCTTGGTGCGGGCGACGTCGATGCCCACGCTGGCGGCGGCTACCTCGGAGGAGCCCATGGCTACCAGCGCCCGACCGGGCCGCGAG carries:
- a CDS encoding acetyl-CoA acetyltransferase; amino-acid sequence: MTLDSRQPVIIGVAQHCDRSRDPGRSLEPLAMMELVARRAAEDAGRPGLLGRLDALLVVNVISRSYEDAPGMLARRLGAAPALTYYSAIGGETPQRLVNQVCERIVRGQARMALIVGAEAMASLMAARRMGVELPWTPRATPRRIDDEPRPGHSELEGRYGASLPIRVYPLFENAMRAHMGLSLEEHRRRLGLLCARLAEVAARNPYAWFPVARTAEEITTVSPQNRMVCFPYPKLMNAIMEVDQAAALIVASVEAARELGVPEERWVYVWSGAHLADRWFHSERPCYYRSLAQEIVLRRALELAGLGVDDVDMFDFYSCFPSAVEGAMEALGLGLDDPRPLTLTGGLPYAGGPGNNYCSHSIAAAVERLRREREKRALVTGMGWYFTKHAAGVYSGRPPPSAYRPYRPEADAALIEAQESPRLVAEAEGPCTVETYTVAFGRDGEPEEGIVVGRLADGSRFLARAEGDRELLWEMCRREMVGERGRVRHDAAAGNVFSL
- a CDS encoding IclR family transcriptional regulator is translated as MRSLQTLDRGLLLLEVLAQEPNGLTVTELASRMAIHRTNVYRLLSTLAQHKLVRRDRDGRYFLGTGVVNLARGVAHDLRAVALPILAELAEKVESTAFLTLADGEEAVALAVVEPRRTNIHVAYRVGFRHPLDRGASGLAILAGRPPQPGEREEVKMARRLGYSVTHGEIQPGASGIAAPICVGGRPADASVGVVTIGELDVEAVAPHVLEAARAIAEALA
- the fahA gene encoding fumarylacetoacetase produces the protein MGPPRPDFTNDPALRSWVPVEEGSPFPVQNLPFGVFRHRRRVRSGVAIGSYVLDLARLQEEGLLGGIPLPRRTFSRDSLNGFLALGRPVWRAVRQRLCELLTETRWRPRVEPALLGMSEVELLRPVHPGDYVDFYASLHHASNMGRILRPQQDPLPPNWRWLPIGYHGRSATVVVSGTPIVRPRGQVSTPDGPILTPTRMLDFELEVGFVTGPGNALGRPIPVEEAWDHIFGLLLVNDWSARDIQAWEYVPLGPFLGKSFATSVSPWLVTLEALAPFLVPLAPQEPAPLPHLADPEPLTYDVRLEVALVVGGREQVVSRTSLRHLYWSLAQMLAHATSNGASTRPGDLWATGTVSGPEPGSYGCLMELTWRGERPLALGDGLRRSFLEDGDTVVMRGWCEGEGAVSIGLGEVRGTVLPAL
- a CDS encoding ABC transporter ATP-binding protein, whose translation is MSQPLLEVRGLRATYGRIQALRGVDVEVHPGEVVAVIGANGAGKTTLLRTLAGLMAPAGGTVLLEGRDVTGRPAEEMVRLGVALVPEGRQVFYGLSVWDNLVLGAYHRRGQADLRRDVEEVFDLFPVLAQRRRQAAGTLSGGEQQMLAIGRALMARPRLLMLDEPSLGLAPKVVRDVMGCLVELRARGVTVLVAEQHARAALAVADRAYVLERGRIALAGSRERLLEEPAVRAAYLGRRALRTGAAADEKADTGAPLTMSEE
- a CDS encoding ABC transporter ATP-binding protein; translated protein: MSLLQVEDVTVEFGGLRALDGVSMGVDAGRVTALIGPNGAGKTTLLNVVSGVLRPGRGRVRFRGRDVTGWPQHRVAGLGVARTFQNLQLFGQMTVREHLLVGRYRLTRTSFLEAVLRLPRHFREEKEGREASDALLSRLGLADVADWPASALPYGRQRLVEVGRALASEPSLLLLDEPTAGLSGAEAEEVGRLLRRLAAGGLAVLLVEHHMDLVMSYSDWVVVLDHGVVIAQGPPEQVQSDPQVIEAYLGEEAA